A stretch of DNA from Oscillatoria salina IIICB1:
CTAGATTAATCTCAACCAGCGAAAGTTTCCACCAATTGTCATCCTGAAATTAGTTGTAGAGACATAGCATTGCTACGTCTCTACTTTGCCACAAACTCAAAGTTGAGAAATTGAAGTCACATCTTTTTAAATGACTTAACTTCTAACACAGGTCCAATCATCGCGAAAGTCATCACATCATCTCGCACTTCACCTTCAACCTTGACCTTTAGCCCCGATTTTTGCAAATCTGAAGGCGCATCCTTAAGTTCGTAAGTTTCGCCTTTATCAGTAACTAAAGCCCAAGTACCTGCACCCATTTCTTTGCGTTCGACAGTTCCCTTGACAGTAATACTCATGCTAATTTCTTCTCTCCTTGACTTGCCCAATATGCTAAACCAAAGCAGAGTAAAGCATTAACAATTAAGAAACTACGAGCAAAAAAGGCACTACCCAAGCCCCAAACGGCGGGGGAGACAAAAGCACTTACTCCCAAACAAGAAGCTACACCCAAAGCCGTACCGATCGCAAACCACTTCCATTGGGAATGTCCTAACAGTAGCACGACGAGGATAAAGGGAAGCAAAGCGCTGGCAAAAAATGGGTTTAACTGTACTGTACCTTGAACCGCATTTCCTAATTCTGGCAGAGAACTACCCATGACTCGGAAGGGCCACTGAGGTAAGTCAAAGATATAAAATCCTTTTAGGAAGAATAGCCCAGAACTACCTGTAACTAAACCCGTAGTCAGCGACCAACTCCAATTGAAGGGGAAATAGTTGCGTAAAAACCAAGCTAGCAAATAGGAACCGAGAACCATAACCACTTTCGGGATTAAGGCGATCGTACCACCATCAATCCAGAAACGCGGGTTGAGATAGCCATTATCGCGCAGCCAACGGAAGAAGTCGCGGAAGGTGATTTGCCCCTTCAAAGCTAATTTTACTGCCGCTCCTGCGTCTAAATGACCAGCACCAAAATGATTTAAGGGGTCTTCCTCAATTTTACGCACTGATTGTTTGAGAATTTGTAAAACCTCCGCAGGTTCTTCAATCCCACTAGCTTTAATTAAAGCAGCTACACCAGCAACGTGAGGTGCTGCCATACTTGTACCTTGAAAAGCTGCAAAAACATATTGTCCGTTACTCGGATCGATCGTTTCTTGCAAAATCTTACCAGCTTCGCTGCCACCAGGAGCAGAAATATCTACACCAGCCCCAAAGTTAGAATAAGGTGCTTTGTTACCTGACGCATCGATCGCGGCGACGCTAATTACGCGAGGATAACGGGCTGGATAAGCAGAAGCGTTTTGGTTAGCATTTCCTGCGGCTGCGACAATTACGACGTTTTTGTTGTAAGCATAGTTAATTGCTTCTTCCATGATGTGTGACGCACCGCCACCGCCTAAGCTCATATTAATCACATTTGCGCCATTATCGGCAGCAAATTTAATTGCTTCGGCGATATCCGCTACTTGTCCGCCACCACTAGCTGATAATACTTTTAAGGGCATAATACTGGCTTCGTAAGCGACACCAGCTACACCATAAGCATTATTTGTTGATTGAGCGATCGTACCAGCTACGTGCGTACCGTGTCCTTGGTCATCGGAAGCATCAATTTTATCATTGACAAAATCGTAGCCTTTGACTAATTTAGTCTTTTTCAGGTCGGGTACTTGAGTAACCCCAGTGTCAATAACTGCGACAACGA
This window harbors:
- a CDS encoding DUF5818 domain-containing protein is translated as MSITVKGTVERKEMGAGTWALVTDKGETYELKDAPSDLQKSGLKVKVEGEVRDDVMTFAMIGPVLEVKSFKKM
- a CDS encoding S8 family peptidase, with the translated sequence MRKFLLLCLFVVGLGFALFNFKGLANQGEFDSIVLDFREDIPATEIQSDLADIAQKYNLTPRLNSEFSVADNVYVVEGKKRLLKALKKSSLKQNTEYIEPNYIYRAFDIPNDPDYAKQWNLRSINVEPAWDETKGSGVVVAVIDTGVTQVPDLKKTKLVKGYDFVNDKIDASDDQGHGTHVAGTIAQSTNNAYGVAGVAYEASIMPLKVLSASGGGQVADIAEAIKFAADNGANVINMSLGGGGASHIMEEAINYAYNKNVVIVAAAGNANQNASAYPARYPRVISVAAIDASGNKAPYSNFGAGVDISAPGGSEAGKILQETIDPSNGQYVFAAFQGTSMAAPHVAGVAALIKASGIEEPAEVLQILKQSVRKIEEDPLNHFGAGHLDAGAAVKLALKGQITFRDFFRWLRDNGYLNPRFWIDGGTIALIPKVVMVLGSYLLAWFLRNYFPFNWSWSLTTGLVTGSSGLFFLKGFYIFDLPQWPFRVMGSSLPELGNAVQGTVQLNPFFASALLPFILVVLLLGHSQWKWFAIGTALGVASCLGVSAFVSPAVWGLGSAFFARSFLIVNALLCFGLAYWASQGEKKLA